A stretch of the Amycolatopsis sp. BJA-103 genome encodes the following:
- a CDS encoding ATP-binding protein has translation MSTDQASSAGAKVEVLTLDVSGDLSELARVRAWARAELRDVTEEDLTDTILVLDELVSNAVRHGNPPRQVRLLRLPGRLRIEVDDSGKAPATPRPPSDTGGRGLALIDACTTLWGQEHREDGKTVWAELTRS, from the coding sequence GTGTCCACCGATCAGGCATCCTCCGCCGGCGCCAAGGTCGAAGTACTGACCCTGGACGTGAGCGGCGACCTGAGCGAGCTGGCCAGGGTGCGGGCTTGGGCGCGCGCGGAACTGCGTGACGTCACCGAAGAGGACCTCACGGACACGATCCTGGTGCTGGACGAACTGGTGTCCAACGCGGTGCGGCACGGGAATCCGCCGCGTCAGGTGCGGCTGCTGCGACTGCCTGGCCGCCTGCGCATCGAGGTCGACGACTCGGGCAAGGCGCCCGCCACCCCGCGTCCGCCTTCGGACACCGGGGGCCGCGGCCTCGCCCTCATCGACGCCTGCACCACCCTGTGGGGCCAGGAGCACCGCGAAGACGGCAAGACCGTGTGGGCCGAGCTGACCCGGTCCTGA
- a CDS encoding ATP-binding protein yields MKHVPAPVPREFRDRVPAEPGRLVGLRKQLTGWLAGLGVDGERQEDIVLASNEALANSAEHAYRGGADGVIDIHATAVSDEIRIVVTDYGAWKPADPADTIRGRGLLLIDRLADHAECEYRGDGTTVTMTWTSLPEGAR; encoded by the coding sequence ATGAAGCACGTACCTGCCCCGGTCCCGCGGGAGTTCCGCGATCGGGTGCCCGCCGAACCGGGACGGCTCGTCGGGCTCCGTAAGCAGCTCACGGGATGGCTCGCCGGCCTCGGCGTCGACGGGGAACGGCAGGAGGACATCGTCCTGGCGAGCAACGAAGCACTGGCCAACTCCGCCGAACACGCCTACCGGGGCGGCGCGGACGGCGTCATCGACATCCACGCCACCGCCGTCAGTGACGAGATCAGGATCGTCGTCACCGACTACGGGGCCTGGAAGCCCGCGGACCCGGCCGACACGATCCGCGGCCGCGGCCTGTTGCTGATCGACCGCCTGGCCGACCACGCCGAGTGCGAATACCGGGGCGACGGCACCACGGTGACCATGACCTGGACGAGCCTCCCCGAAGGAGCGAGATGA
- a CDS encoding PP2C family protein-serine/threonine phosphatase, translating to MEPGTDVVAEVVRRIAAGDREAVSPLVELVDRLRAEAALLDGLHSVGRRLTSQLDIDRIVQDATDSATKATGAAFGAFFYNLVDQFGESYTLYTLSGVPREAFSRFPMPRNTEIFAPTFDGVRTVRSDDITGDPCFGKNPPYRGMPEGHLPVRSYLAVPVLSPTSGKVLGGFFFGHAEPGRFTERHEYLAEGIAGYSAIALDNARLYERERTLVAELSRSMLPEVPRIPGLRIITRYLPAATGINVGGDWFDVIRLPSGRTAFVIGDVVGHGVPAATVMGQTRTAIRAYALLELRPSELLLRVSQLTEPGFVTCFYAVHDPEDHSLTYANAGHLPAVLRHPDGRIDQVGEALAPPLGVGSAFAEERTDFPPGADLLLYTDGLVESPARDITLGIERLLGAFAAYGDRLGDAAAWDDLIEEITHNRHDDDIAVIHVQHTTGGEE from the coding sequence ATGGAGCCCGGTACCGACGTGGTCGCGGAGGTCGTCCGCCGGATCGCCGCCGGTGACCGAGAGGCCGTTTCCCCGCTCGTGGAACTCGTCGATCGCCTGCGTGCCGAGGCCGCGTTGCTCGACGGGCTGCACTCGGTCGGCAGGCGGCTGACTTCGCAGCTCGACATCGACCGGATCGTGCAGGACGCGACGGACTCCGCCACGAAGGCGACCGGGGCGGCGTTCGGCGCGTTCTTCTACAACCTCGTCGACCAGTTCGGCGAGTCCTACACCCTGTACACGCTGTCCGGGGTCCCCCGCGAGGCCTTCTCCCGGTTCCCGATGCCCCGCAACACCGAGATCTTCGCGCCCACCTTCGACGGCGTCCGCACGGTCCGCAGCGACGACATCACCGGGGATCCCTGCTTCGGCAAGAACCCGCCCTATCGCGGCATGCCGGAAGGGCACCTCCCGGTCCGCAGCTATCTCGCGGTGCCGGTGCTGAGCCCGACCAGCGGGAAGGTCCTCGGCGGGTTCTTCTTCGGCCACGCCGAACCCGGCCGCTTCACCGAACGGCACGAGTACCTCGCCGAAGGCATCGCGGGTTATTCCGCGATCGCGCTGGACAACGCCCGGCTGTACGAGCGGGAGCGCACCCTCGTCGCCGAACTGTCCCGCAGCATGCTGCCGGAGGTGCCCAGGATCCCCGGCCTGCGGATCATCACCCGCTACCTGCCCGCCGCCACCGGGATCAACGTCGGCGGCGACTGGTTCGACGTCATCCGGCTGCCGTCCGGGCGCACGGCGTTCGTGATCGGCGACGTCGTCGGGCACGGGGTGCCTGCGGCGACCGTGATGGGCCAGACCCGGACGGCCATCCGCGCCTACGCCCTGCTGGAACTGCGGCCGTCGGAACTGCTGCTCCGGGTCTCCCAGCTGACGGAGCCCGGTTTCGTCACCTGTTTCTACGCGGTCCACGACCCTGAGGACCACTCGCTGACCTACGCCAACGCCGGGCATCTGCCCGCCGTGCTGAGACATCCGGACGGCCGGATCGACCAGGTCGGCGAGGCGCTCGCACCGCCGCTGGGTGTCGGCTCCGCCTTCGCCGAGGAGCGGACCGATTTCCCGCCGGGCGCGGATCTGCTGCTGTACACCGACGGCCTGGTGGAGAGCCCCGCGAGGGACATCACGCTGGGCATCGAACGGCTGCTCGGCGCGTTCGCCGCGTACGGCGACCGGCTCGGCGACGCGGCCGCCTGGGACGACCTCATCGAGGAGATCACCCACAATCGCCACGACGACGACATCGCCGTGATCCACGTCCAGCACACGACAGGCGGCGAAGAATGA
- a CDS encoding STAS domain-containing protein — translation MTESGRAGSGGVALEGTDETAVLEVSGALDLALAPRLRLMVERAFRLRPAVMVVDLTAVEFLASAGMAELVRADRLCAGVTQVRVVAGNRVVLRPLELTCLTDELAVYPTRTAALEA, via the coding sequence GTGACGGAATCGGGGAGGGCCGGGAGCGGCGGTGTCGCGCTCGAGGGCACTGACGAAACGGCCGTGCTGGAGGTGTCCGGCGCGCTCGACCTCGCCCTCGCGCCCCGGCTGCGGCTGATGGTCGAACGGGCCTTCCGGCTGCGGCCCGCGGTCATGGTCGTCGATCTGACGGCGGTGGAGTTCCTGGCGTCGGCGGGGATGGCGGAGCTGGTCCGGGCGGACCGGCTGTGCGCGGGTGTCACCCAGGTCCGGGTCGTGGCGGGCAACCGGGTCGTGCTGCGGCCGCTGGAGCTGACCTGTTTGACCGACGAGCTGGCGGTCTATCCGACGAGGACAGCGGCGCTGGAGGCCTGA
- a CDS encoding nitrate reductase subunit alpha yields MRSPRKVNGNGSENHHDEGAATTALLRLGRYLTRAESSADLHSVHLTGGREADAFYRDRWSHDKVVPSTHGVNCTGSCRWNVYVSDGIITWESQDPDYPSVGPDKPEYEPRGCPRGASFSWYSYSPTRVRFPYARGVLVEMYREALKQHGDPVVAWASVMDDPMKRLSYQRARGKGGLVRVGWDEAAEIAAAAHVHAISRYGPDRVAGFSPIPAMSMVSHAIGSRFMALIGAPMLSFYDWYADLPVASPQVFGDQTDVPESADWWDAAYLMMWGSNVPVTRTPDAHWMAEARYRGQKVVVVSPDYADNTKFADEWLAPHPGTDAALAMAMGHVILTEFFAERRVPYFTDYVSRFTDLPFLVTLTERDGAYVPSKFLTAADLGAETAEPRWKTVLVDDRTGEPVVPNGSVGFRWNEHDQGSWNLDLGDVVPRLSLLADPGHEGVEVLLPRFDTDGVLRRGVPAVEHGGRLVTTVFDLLMAQYGVRRGDLPGRWPSGYDDPAEPCTPAWQQEITSVPAERVARIAREFAETAEASRGRCMILMGAGTNHWFHSDTIYRSFLALLTMTGCQGRNGGGWAHYVGQEKVRPLTGHQTLAGAMDWMRPARQMIGTAYWYLHTGQWRYDALRNDELTSPLATGKLAGTSAADTLAQSARLGWMPSFPTFDRNPLDLVDEAEEAGLDPVRHVTDKLREGTLGFAAEDPDDPENWPRVLTVWRSNLLGSSAKGHEYFLRHLLGTDANLRGEEAPPDARPKSVKWHETAPVGKLDLMLAIDYRMTSTTLFADLVLPAATWYEKHDLSSTDMHPFVHSFNAAVDPPWQTRTDFEAFHTIAKRFSELAERHLGVRKDLVATPMTHDTPSETAQPGGVVRDWRDGDVEPIPGVTMPRLTVVERDYPAVAAKLATLGPLLEKLGATSKGLTYDVGEEVNWLRAKNGVAMTGAAQGQALIDTDIKAADAVLALSGTTNGRLATQGFRDLEKRVGTELAHLSAEHEGKKITFADTRSRPAAVITSPEWSGSESGGRRYSAFVINVEHGKPWHTLTGRQHFFLDHDWMHELGEALPVYRPPLGSQHLSGGTGDAAEVTVRYLTPHSKWSIHSTYQDNLHMLTLSRGGQGIWMSPADAEAIGAKDNDWIEAVNRNGVVVARAIVSHRMPAGTVFLYHAQDRAVNVPRSEATGKRGGTHNSLTRLLLKPTHLIGGYAQLSFGFNYLGPTGNQRDEVTVIRRRSQEVRY; encoded by the coding sequence GTGCGCTCGCCACGAAAAGTCAACGGAAACGGCTCCGAAAACCACCACGACGAAGGTGCGGCGACCACCGCCCTGCTCCGCCTGGGCCGTTATCTGACCCGCGCGGAGAGTTCCGCGGATCTGCACTCCGTACACCTGACCGGCGGCCGGGAAGCCGATGCTTTCTACCGTGACCGCTGGAGCCACGACAAGGTGGTCCCGTCCACGCACGGCGTGAACTGCACGGGTTCCTGCCGCTGGAACGTGTACGTGTCCGACGGGATCATCACGTGGGAGAGCCAGGATCCGGATTATCCCTCCGTCGGCCCCGACAAACCGGAGTACGAACCGCGCGGCTGCCCTCGCGGCGCCTCCTTTTCGTGGTATTCCTATTCTCCGACCCGGGTACGTTTTCCGTACGCGCGAGGCGTACTGGTGGAAATGTACCGAGAGGCGCTGAAACAGCACGGAGACCCGGTCGTCGCTTGGGCTTCGGTGATGGACGACCCGATGAAACGACTGTCCTATCAGCGTGCCAGGGGAAAGGGCGGACTGGTCCGGGTCGGCTGGGACGAAGCGGCGGAAATCGCGGCCGCCGCGCATGTGCACGCCATTTCGCGCTACGGGCCGGACCGGGTCGCCGGCTTTTCGCCGATTCCGGCGATGTCCATGGTCTCGCACGCGATCGGGTCGCGGTTCATGGCGCTGATCGGCGCCCCGATGCTCTCCTTCTACGACTGGTACGCCGATCTGCCGGTGGCCTCGCCGCAGGTGTTCGGCGATCAGACCGACGTGCCGGAGTCCGCGGACTGGTGGGACGCCGCGTACCTGATGATGTGGGGCTCGAACGTCCCGGTGACCAGGACACCGGACGCCCATTGGATGGCCGAGGCCCGTTATCGCGGCCAGAAGGTCGTCGTGGTCTCCCCCGACTACGCCGACAACACCAAGTTCGCCGACGAGTGGCTGGCCCCGCACCCCGGCACCGACGCCGCACTGGCGATGGCCATGGGGCACGTCATCCTCACCGAGTTCTTCGCCGAACGGCGGGTTCCGTACTTCACCGACTACGTCAGCCGCTTCACCGACCTTCCCTTCCTGGTCACGCTGACCGAACGGGACGGCGCGTACGTACCGTCGAAGTTCCTCACCGCCGCGGATCTCGGAGCCGAGACGGCCGAGCCGCGGTGGAAGACCGTGCTGGTCGACGACCGCACCGGGGAACCGGTCGTCCCCAACGGCTCGGTCGGCTTCCGCTGGAACGAACACGACCAGGGCAGCTGGAACCTCGACCTCGGCGATGTCGTTCCGCGCCTGAGCTTGCTCGCCGATCCCGGTCACGAGGGCGTCGAGGTGCTGCTCCCGCGGTTCGACACCGACGGCGTCCTGCGGCGCGGAGTACCGGCCGTGGAGCACGGCGGACGGCTGGTCACCACGGTGTTCGACCTGCTGATGGCGCAGTACGGCGTGCGGCGCGGCGATCTCCCCGGCCGGTGGCCGTCCGGCTACGACGATCCGGCTGAACCGTGCACCCCGGCGTGGCAGCAGGAGATCACCTCGGTCCCGGCCGAGCGGGTCGCCCGGATCGCCAGGGAGTTCGCCGAGACCGCCGAGGCGTCCCGCGGCCGGTGCATGATCCTGATGGGCGCGGGCACCAACCACTGGTTCCACTCCGACACCATCTACCGGTCCTTCCTGGCGCTGCTGACGATGACCGGCTGCCAGGGCCGCAACGGCGGCGGCTGGGCGCATTACGTCGGCCAGGAGAAGGTGCGGCCGCTGACCGGACACCAGACCCTCGCGGGCGCGATGGACTGGATGCGGCCCGCCCGGCAGATGATCGGGACGGCCTATTGGTACCTGCACACCGGCCAATGGCGTTACGACGCGCTGCGCAACGACGAGCTGACTTCCCCACTGGCGACCGGGAAACTCGCCGGGACCAGTGCCGCGGACACGCTCGCGCAGTCGGCGCGGCTGGGCTGGATGCCGTCGTTCCCCACTTTCGACCGCAACCCGCTCGACCTGGTCGACGAGGCCGAGGAAGCCGGGCTCGACCCGGTCCGCCACGTCACCGACAAGCTCCGCGAAGGCACGCTGGGATTCGCGGCCGAGGATCCGGACGATCCGGAGAACTGGCCCCGGGTGCTCACGGTGTGGCGGTCCAACCTGCTCGGTTCCTCCGCCAAGGGCCACGAGTACTTCCTGCGCCACCTGCTCGGCACCGACGCGAACCTGCGCGGCGAGGAGGCGCCGCCGGACGCGCGGCCGAAATCCGTGAAATGGCACGAAACCGCCCCGGTCGGCAAGTTGGATCTCATGCTGGCAATCGATTACCGGATGACCAGCACCACGTTGTTCGCGGATCTCGTGCTGCCGGCGGCGACCTGGTACGAAAAGCACGATCTCTCGTCGACGGACATGCATCCCTTCGTGCATTCGTTCAACGCCGCCGTCGATCCGCCGTGGCAGACCCGCACCGACTTCGAGGCCTTCCACACGATCGCGAAGCGGTTCAGCGAACTCGCCGAACGGCATCTCGGCGTGCGCAAGGACCTCGTCGCCACCCCGATGACGCACGACACCCCGAGCGAAACGGCGCAGCCGGGCGGAGTCGTGCGTGACTGGCGTGACGGCGACGTCGAGCCGATCCCGGGCGTCACCATGCCGCGGCTGACCGTCGTCGAACGCGACTATCCGGCGGTGGCGGCGAAACTGGCCACGCTCGGCCCGCTGCTGGAGAAACTGGGCGCCACCAGCAAGGGCCTCACCTACGACGTCGGCGAGGAGGTGAACTGGCTGCGCGCGAAGAACGGCGTCGCGATGACCGGGGCCGCTCAGGGCCAAGCACTGATAGACACCGACATCAAGGCCGCGGACGCCGTGCTCGCCCTGTCGGGCACCACCAACGGGCGGCTGGCCACCCAGGGTTTCCGCGATCTCGAGAAACGGGTCGGCACCGAGCTGGCGCATCTTTCCGCCGAGCACGAAGGCAAGAAGATCACCTTCGCCGACACCCGGTCCCGTCCGGCGGCGGTGATCACCAGCCCGGAATGGTCCGGCAGCGAGAGCGGCGGACGGCGCTACTCGGCGTTCGTGATCAACGTCGAACACGGGAAACCCTGGCATACCCTCACCGGCCGTCAGCATTTCTTCCTCGACCACGACTGGATGCACGAACTCGGCGAGGCGCTCCCGGTCTACCGGCCGCCGCTGGGCTCGCAGCATCTCTCCGGCGGGACGGGGGACGCCGCGGAGGTCACCGTGCGCTATCTGACCCCGCACAGCAAATGGTCGATCCACTCGACTTACCAGGACAACCTGCACATGCTCACCCTGTCCCGCGGCGGGCAGGGGATCTGGATGAGCCCGGCCGACGCCGAGGCCATCGGCGCGAAGGACAACGACTGGATCGAGGCGGTCAACCGCAACGGCGTCGTGGTGGCCCGCGCGATCGTCTCCCACCGGATGCCCGCGGGCACCGTTTTCCTTTACCACGCCCAGGATCGGGCGGTAAACGTGCCGCGCAGCGAGGCCACCGGCAAACGCGGCGGCACGCACAACTCGCTGACCCGGCTGCTGCTCAAACCCACCCATCTCATCGGCGGCTACGCCCAGCTCTCCTTCGGTTTCAACTACCTGGGCCCCACCGGCAATCAGCGCGACGAGGTCACCGTGATCCGCCGCCGTTCCCAGGAGGTGCGTTACTGA